A single window of Gemmatimonadales bacterium DNA harbors:
- a CDS encoding ATP-binding protein, producing MTTSVTLVGVLAAGLAGAALLLVRSLSARSRLERAIARLDAVNQINRVLLTERNRRGVLRLVAEAAARFLRADMGHVALLDPEGEHLVLEAATGPLAALVGSAIPLDATTSGWVVGHAQTLLVNDPATDQRRFRSPHERVTLRRAVALPLLVRGRCVGALGVDNPHDDRVLGEQDVDLLRNLADHTGLVLESIRAVGELADRERRAELLNAVNSRIRQSLDLQTTLDAAVREMGAALGASRCFVRLRRGNDLLPPASEWHEPEVASTGARADFTQPVLITAMRERRSIALPDARSAEGVAATGPDADAPLALLVTPIVLRGEAIGVAGFHQVGIARHWRPEEVGLVQEVASELAVAVSNARLYRSTEETSRELAVKIGELERANRMKAQFLANMSHELRTPLNSVIGFSEMLLIGALGQLSEQQRDALETVARNGRHLLGLVNDVLDLSKVDAGRMDLHLMQADVRSLIGDVITGMESLIRTKGHKVTLELGDAPLLVNADEMRVRQILFNLLSNAVKFTAAGGHVTVHAGQRRTTLPVPGGRKVEREAVWISVTDSGIGIAKEDLPRLFTEFSQVDGTFSRRFEGTGLGLALSKRFVEMHGGVIGVESTPGRGSTFWIELPIEGPQASAAVA from the coding sequence GTGACGACGTCCGTCACGCTGGTCGGCGTCCTCGCGGCCGGCCTCGCCGGCGCGGCGCTGCTGCTGGTGCGCTCCCTGTCGGCACGGTCCAGGCTCGAGCGCGCGATCGCCCGGCTGGACGCGGTCAACCAGATCAATCGCGTGCTGCTCACCGAGCGCAACCGCCGCGGCGTGCTGCGGCTGGTGGCGGAGGCGGCCGCGCGGTTCCTCCGGGCCGACATGGGGCACGTCGCGCTGCTCGACCCCGAGGGTGAGCACCTGGTGCTCGAAGCCGCGACCGGGCCGCTCGCCGCCCTGGTGGGGTCGGCCATCCCGCTGGACGCGACCACCTCCGGCTGGGTGGTCGGGCACGCCCAGACGCTGCTGGTGAACGACCCGGCCACGGACCAGCGCCGGTTCCGCTCGCCGCACGAGCGCGTGACGCTGCGGCGCGCGGTCGCCCTGCCGCTCCTGGTGCGCGGCCGGTGCGTCGGCGCGCTCGGCGTGGACAACCCGCACGACGACCGCGTGCTCGGCGAGCAGGACGTCGACCTGCTGCGCAACCTGGCCGACCACACCGGCCTGGTGCTGGAGAGCATCCGGGCGGTGGGCGAGCTCGCCGACCGCGAGCGGCGGGCCGAGCTCCTCAACGCCGTGAACAGCCGCATCCGGCAGTCCCTCGACCTGCAGACCACGCTCGACGCGGCGGTGCGCGAGATGGGCGCGGCCCTCGGCGCGTCGCGCTGCTTCGTGCGGCTGCGGCGCGGCAACGACCTGCTCCCGCCTGCCAGCGAGTGGCACGAGCCGGAGGTGGCCTCCACCGGAGCCCGCGCCGACTTCACCCAGCCGGTCCTCATCACCGCGATGCGGGAGCGCCGCTCCATCGCGCTGCCCGATGCGCGGTCGGCCGAGGGCGTCGCGGCCACCGGCCCGGACGCGGACGCGCCGCTCGCGCTCCTGGTGACCCCGATCGTGCTCCGCGGCGAGGCGATCGGCGTGGCCGGCTTCCATCAGGTCGGCATCGCGCGCCACTGGCGGCCGGAGGAGGTCGGCCTGGTCCAGGAGGTCGCCTCCGAGCTGGCGGTGGCCGTCTCCAACGCGCGGCTCTACCGCTCCACCGAGGAGACCAGCCGCGAGCTCGCGGTCAAGATCGGCGAGCTCGAGCGCGCCAACCGGATGAAGGCGCAGTTCCTGGCCAACATGTCGCACGAGCTCCGCACGCCGCTCAACTCGGTGATCGGGTTCTCGGAGATGCTGCTCATCGGCGCCCTGGGCCAGCTCTCGGAGCAGCAGCGCGACGCCCTCGAGACCGTCGCCCGCAACGGCCGTCACCTGCTCGGACTGGTGAACGACGTGCTCGATCTCTCGAAGGTGGACGCCGGACGGATGGACCTGCACCTCATGCAGGCCGACGTGCGCTCGCTCATCGGCGACGTGATCACCGGGATGGAGAGCCTCATCCGGACCAAGGGCCACAAGGTGACGCTGGAGCTGGGGGACGCCCCGCTGCTCGTCAACGCCGACGAGATGCGGGTGCGCCAGATCCTGTTCAACCTGCTCTCGAACGCCGTGAAGTTCACGGCGGCCGGCGGCCACGTGACGGTCCACGCCGGTCAGCGCCGGACCACGCTCCCGGTGCCGGGCGGCCGGAAGGTCGAGCGCGAGGCGGTCTGGATCTCGGTCACCGACAGCGGGATCGGCATCGCCAAGGAGGACCTGCCCCGGCTGTTCACCGAGTTCAGCCAGGTGGACGGGACGTTCAGCCGCCGCTTCGAGGGCACCGGGCTCGGCCTCGCCCTGTCGAAGCGCTTCGTGGAGATGCACGGCGGCGTCATCGGCGTGGAATCGACGCCGGGCCGCGGCAGCACCTTCTGGATCGAGCTCCCGATCGAGGGACCGCAGGCGAGCGCCGCCGTGGCGTGA
- a CDS encoding glycoside hydrolase family 38 C-terminal domain-containing protein has product MSVTVHVVPHTHWDREWYHPAAVFGLRLVRLVDDLIELLTRRPDFRTFLLDGQAVVLDDYLAARPEQESRIRRLFAEGRLEAGPWYVLADEFLVSAEALVRNLLEGGRTVRRCGGRPMPVGYSPDAFGHPAGLPTLLRGFGIEVAVLWRGFGGEPGQEGDLYRWRAPDASEVLMVHLPAPGYENGQSLPGERAALAERWERLRAQLAPRARSPFWLVLAGADHHAAQHDLPDVLALLTAMVPQVSFAISPLEDYAAAVLAWARAHALPGVAGELRAGHRHAWALQGTHGSRLYLKQANAACQRLLERYAEPLAALEEVGGGAGGGRRAELRVTWRTLLENHPHDSICGTSADPVHREMTVRFERCRQQALEIVARALDGTIGHDAAAARLAGRPAWTPALLVFNPSPAPRDAVVDAEVALFEADVSVGQQRVPPAPAVRAGAFRLVGPDGRTVPFQELATREGHDLVESPTRYPLSAAVEWRRVAVRVRDLPPLGVVALRVEPEADRPPAAGAIEAADASRVEVEGNAMWNEHLAVLVEPDGNLQLVHRASGEHYGGLAALEDNGDAGDSYTYSAPRPDRLVRVPDEVAVRVLHAGPLRGTLEIARRHDRAALETVTRVTLDAGSDLVEVEIEGENRRTDHRLRAAFPLGRAAEREVADGLFGPVERAGRPAPPMPSGVEQPAPTAPMQRWVAVASGGRGITVLADGLPEYELRPDGTVLVTLLRAFGQMSREDMPERPGHAGWPTPTPEAQCLGPFRARLGLCPLGGRALEDLTEVERAAERFHAPVLGAMRRALLAAPDPVRGPALAGRGLVFSALKPADAGRGLVLRCYNALPRATAGEWRLPWRIATAHLARLDETPQAPAEIGAEGVVRFLAAPRAVVTILVR; this is encoded by the coding sequence GTGTCCGTCACCGTCCACGTCGTGCCGCACACGCACTGGGACCGCGAGTGGTATCACCCCGCCGCGGTGTTCGGCCTGCGGCTCGTGCGCCTGGTGGACGACCTGATCGAGCTGCTCACCCGCCGCCCCGACTTCCGCACCTTCCTGCTCGACGGCCAGGCCGTCGTGCTCGACGACTACCTCGCCGCCCGGCCCGAGCAGGAGAGCCGCATCCGCCGGCTGTTTGCCGAGGGCCGGCTGGAGGCGGGGCCCTGGTACGTGCTCGCCGACGAGTTCCTGGTGTCGGCCGAGGCGCTGGTGCGGAACCTGTTGGAGGGCGGCCGGACGGTCCGACGCTGCGGCGGGCGCCCGATGCCCGTCGGCTATTCGCCCGACGCGTTCGGGCATCCCGCCGGCCTGCCGACGCTGCTGCGCGGGTTCGGCATCGAGGTCGCGGTGCTGTGGCGCGGCTTCGGCGGCGAGCCGGGCCAGGAGGGCGACCTGTACCGGTGGCGCGCCCCCGACGCGTCCGAAGTGCTGATGGTCCACCTCCCGGCGCCCGGGTACGAGAACGGTCAGAGCCTGCCGGGCGAGCGCGCGGCGCTCGCGGAGCGCTGGGAGCGGCTGCGGGCCCAGCTGGCGCCCCGCGCGCGCTCCCCGTTCTGGCTGGTGCTGGCGGGAGCCGACCATCACGCCGCGCAGCACGACCTGCCGGACGTGCTCGCGCTGCTGACCGCGATGGTGCCGCAGGTGAGCTTCGCCATCTCCCCGCTCGAGGACTACGCCGCCGCCGTCCTGGCCTGGGCGCGGGCGCACGCGCTCCCCGGCGTCGCCGGCGAGCTGCGCGCCGGCCATCGCCACGCGTGGGCGCTGCAGGGCACCCACGGCTCGCGGCTGTACCTCAAGCAGGCGAACGCCGCGTGCCAGCGGCTGCTCGAGCGCTACGCCGAGCCGCTGGCCGCGCTGGAGGAGGTGGGCGGAGGAGCGGGAGGGGGCCGGCGCGCCGAGCTGCGCGTCACGTGGCGCACGCTGCTCGAGAACCACCCGCACGACAGCATCTGCGGCACCAGTGCGGATCCGGTGCACCGGGAGATGACGGTGCGCTTCGAGCGGTGCCGGCAGCAGGCGCTGGAGATCGTGGCGCGCGCGCTCGACGGCACGATCGGACACGACGCGGCGGCCGCGCGCCTGGCCGGCCGGCCGGCCTGGACGCCCGCGCTGCTGGTCTTCAACCCGTCGCCCGCGCCGCGCGACGCCGTGGTCGATGCCGAGGTGGCGCTGTTCGAGGCCGACGTGTCGGTGGGCCAGCAGCGGGTGCCTCCGGCCCCTGCCGTGCGGGCCGGCGCGTTCCGGCTGGTCGGGCCCGATGGCCGGACGGTGCCTTTCCAGGAGCTGGCGACCCGCGAGGGGCACGACCTGGTCGAGAGCCCGACGCGCTACCCGCTCTCCGCCGCCGTCGAGTGGCGGCGCGTGGCCGTGCGCGTCCGCGACCTGCCGCCCCTGGGCGTGGTCGCCCTGCGCGTCGAGCCGGAGGCGGACCGGCCGCCGGCGGCCGGCGCGATCGAAGCGGCCGACGCATCGCGGGTCGAGGTCGAGGGAAACGCGATGTGGAACGAGCACCTGGCCGTGCTCGTCGAGCCGGACGGGAACCTGCAGCTGGTGCACCGGGCGAGCGGCGAACACTACGGAGGGCTCGCGGCGCTCGAGGACAACGGGGACGCGGGTGACAGCTACACGTACTCGGCGCCGCGGCCCGACCGCCTGGTGCGCGTGCCGGACGAGGTGGCGGTCCGGGTGCTGCATGCGGGACCACTGCGGGGCACGCTCGAGATCGCGCGCCGCCACGACCGCGCGGCACTCGAGACGGTGACGCGCGTGACGCTGGACGCCGGAAGCGACCTGGTCGAGGTCGAGATCGAGGGCGAGAACCGGCGTACCGACCACCGGCTCCGCGCCGCGTTCCCGCTCGGGCGCGCCGCGGAGCGCGAGGTCGCGGACGGCCTGTTCGGTCCCGTGGAGCGGGCGGGGAGACCGGCGCCGCCGATGCCGAGCGGCGTCGAGCAGCCGGCGCCGACGGCGCCGATGCAGCGCTGGGTCGCCGTGGCATCGGGCGGCCGGGGAATCACGGTGCTGGCGGACGGACTGCCCGAATACGAGCTGAGGCCCGACGGCACGGTGCTGGTCACGCTGCTCCGGGCCTTCGGCCAGATGTCGCGGGAGGACATGCCGGAGCGGCCCGGGCATGCCGGCTGGCCCACGCCCACCCCGGAGGCCCAGTGCCTCGGGCCGTTCCGCGCCCGGCTCGGCCTGTGCCCGCTCGGGGGCCGCGCGCTGGAGGATCTCACCGAGGTCGAGCGGGCGGCCGAGCGGTTCCACGCGCCCGTGCTCGGGGCGATGCGCCGCGCCCTGCTCGCCGCGCCGGATCCCGTGCGGGGGCCGGCGCTGGCCGGCCGGGGCCTGGTGTTCTCCGCGCTGAAGCCCGCCGACGCCGGCCGCGGCCTCGTGCTGCGCTGCTACAACGCGCTGCCGCGGGCGACGGCCGGCGAGTGGCGACTCCCGTGGCGGATCGCCACTGCGCATCTCGCCCGCCTGGACGAGACGCCGCAGGCGCCGGCGGAAATCGGGGCGGAGGGGGTGGTGCGGTTCCTGGCGGCGCCGCGCGCCGTCGTGACCATCCTGGTGCGCTAG
- a CDS encoding ABC transporter permease, with protein sequence MSARTGLLAGAWADPRARAGAALIAVFVVGAIAGPLLLDHPAGGFADIVARRFAGPLSRTPDGAWHALGTDRFGRDVLGRLLAGARISLAVGVLAALVSTAVGVGAGAVAGYAGGAVDRAIVAVTDAALAIPRVPFLLLLVALVEPGAVVTVLALGVTGWMTVARLVRSEVRSLDVREFVQAARALGAPPLRVLLAHVLPNALTPALVAAALGVGSAIMLEAGLSFLGLGVQPPMPSWGNMIASGRDALMIAPWVSLAPAVAVALVVLAFSWIADAMESVLAGERVP encoded by the coding sequence GTGAGCGCGCGGACCGGGCTCCTGGCCGGCGCGTGGGCCGACCCGCGCGCGCGGGCGGGTGCGGCGCTCATCGCCGTGTTCGTCGTGGGAGCGATCGCGGGCCCGCTGCTCCTGGACCATCCCGCCGGCGGATTCGCCGACATCGTCGCGCGGCGGTTCGCCGGCCCGCTGTCGCGGACCCCCGACGGGGCGTGGCACGCGCTGGGGACGGACCGGTTCGGACGCGACGTGCTCGGCCGACTCCTGGCTGGCGCGCGGATCTCGCTGGCCGTCGGCGTGCTGGCCGCGCTGGTGTCCACCGCCGTCGGCGTCGGCGCGGGTGCGGTCGCGGGCTATGCGGGCGGGGCCGTGGACCGGGCCATCGTGGCGGTCACCGACGCCGCGCTCGCCATCCCGCGGGTGCCGTTCCTGCTCCTGCTCGTCGCGCTGGTGGAGCCGGGCGCCGTGGTCACGGTGCTCGCGCTTGGCGTCACCGGGTGGATGACGGTGGCCAGGCTGGTGCGGAGCGAAGTCCGCTCCCTCGACGTGCGGGAATTCGTGCAGGCCGCGCGCGCGCTCGGGGCCCCGCCGCTCCGCGTGCTCCTGGCGCACGTGCTCCCGAACGCCCTCACCCCGGCGCTGGTGGCGGCCGCGCTCGGCGTGGGCAGCGCGATCATGCTCGAGGCCGGCCTGTCGTTCCTCGGCCTCGGGGTGCAACCCCCGATGCCGTCGTGGGGCAACATGATCGCGTCGGGGCGCGACGCGCTGATGATCGCGCCGTGGGTGAGCCTGGCACCGGCAGTCGCGGTGGCCCTGGTCGTGCTGGCCTTCAGCTGGATCGCCGACGCGATGGAGAGCGTGCTCGCCGGCGAGCGCGTCCCCTAG
- a CDS encoding HD domain-containing phosphohydrolase, with product MKALVVDDLEYSVRTLRAIFHSAGYDVETAADGQAALDSVRARRPDFVVTDILMPRLDGFQLCRAIKSDPALASIPVIFYTGSYTESADREFGTGLGAAAYLLKPLEPKELLTAVAKALGQPVPALKPRSYVRETFAAAYADRLAAKLQEKVSELNRSLVRLEETYTGTVAALTLALAEREGTNPIEAERPARLALLFCERVAPQLAADPNVFRGFLLHDVGKLMLPEGLLKKTVPLSAEDRAQFLRQPAIAADILRNVPGLGRALEIVRHHTEHWDGSGHPDRLAGEAIPLGARIFAICNTFEAMRASRPYRPRFSAEQAVAELRRGAGTKFDPALVEPFITMVNAMREP from the coding sequence GTGAAGGCACTGGTGGTCGACGATCTCGAGTACAGCGTCCGGACGCTGCGCGCGATCTTCCACAGCGCCGGGTACGACGTGGAGACCGCCGCCGACGGGCAGGCGGCGCTGGATTCGGTGCGCGCCCGGCGGCCGGACTTCGTCGTGACCGACATCCTGATGCCGCGGCTCGACGGCTTCCAGCTGTGCCGCGCGATCAAGAGCGACCCCGCGCTCGCCAGCATCCCCGTCATCTTCTACACCGGCTCCTACACCGAATCGGCCGACCGCGAGTTCGGCACGGGGCTCGGCGCGGCGGCCTACCTGCTCAAGCCGCTGGAGCCCAAGGAGCTGCTCACGGCCGTCGCGAAGGCGCTGGGCCAGCCGGTGCCGGCCCTCAAGCCGCGCTCCTACGTGCGCGAGACCTTCGCGGCCGCGTACGCGGACCGGCTCGCCGCCAAGCTGCAGGAGAAGGTCAGCGAGCTGAACCGCAGCCTGGTGCGGCTCGAGGAGACCTACACGGGGACGGTGGCCGCGCTGACCCTGGCGCTGGCCGAGCGGGAGGGCACGAACCCCATCGAGGCCGAGCGCCCGGCCCGGCTCGCGCTGCTGTTCTGCGAGCGCGTGGCCCCCCAGCTCGCCGCCGATCCCAACGTGTTCCGCGGCTTCCTGCTGCACGACGTCGGGAAGCTGATGCTGCCGGAGGGCCTGCTGAAGAAGACCGTCCCGCTCAGCGCCGAGGACCGCGCGCAGTTCCTGCGGCAGCCGGCGATCGCGGCGGACATCCTGCGCAACGTCCCCGGGCTCGGCCGGGCGCTCGAGATCGTGCGGCACCACACCGAGCACTGGGACGGCTCCGGACACCCGGACCGGCTCGCGGGCGAGGCGATCCCGCTGGGCGCGCGGATCTTCGCCATCTGCAACACGTTCGAGGCGATGCGCGCCTCCCGCCCCTACCGGCCCCGCTTCTCCGCCGAGCAGGCCGTCGCGGAGCTGCGCCGCGGCGCGGGCACCAAGTTCGACCCCGCGCTGGTCGAGCCGTTCATCACCATGGTCAACGCGATGCGCGAGCCGTAG
- a CDS encoding ABC transporter permease, with translation MRTALPRRLLVAALTVLLVVTATFVALHLVPGDPVRLFLGPGADPATVDATRHALGLDRPLPVQYLEWLTRFAGGRWGTSIAQQRPVSAVIGDAVGPTLLLVGASLLLTYVGGLLLGAWQAARRASRTDAAVTAATTLLYALPSYVVALGLVATFAYGTALWRWPAVLRFPAFGAAGLGADLLGPAARFTDRLRHLALPVATLAIVGVAGTARFVRGAVIDALRQPFVRAARAKGLRESRVLLRHALRNALGPVVTLFGLQLPALFSGVVFVESIFAWPGMGRVTVQAVLARDYPVVMASTAVFAVLVVAGNLLADALAALTDPRRRTAA, from the coding sequence ATGCGCACCGCGCTGCCGCGCCGGCTGCTGGTCGCCGCGCTCACCGTCCTGCTGGTGGTGACGGCGACGTTCGTCGCGCTGCACCTGGTGCCCGGCGACCCGGTGCGCCTGTTCCTCGGCCCGGGGGCCGACCCCGCCACCGTGGACGCCACCCGCCACGCGCTCGGCCTCGATCGCCCGCTGCCCGTCCAGTACCTGGAGTGGCTCACCCGCTTCGCGGGCGGCCGGTGGGGGACCAGCATCGCGCAGCAGCGCCCGGTGTCCGCGGTGATCGGGGACGCGGTCGGCCCCACCCTGCTCCTCGTGGGCGCGTCGCTGCTGCTGACCTACGTGGGCGGCCTCCTGCTCGGCGCCTGGCAGGCCGCGCGGCGGGCCTCCCGCACGGACGCGGCCGTGACGGCGGCGACGACGCTGCTCTACGCCCTGCCCTCGTACGTCGTCGCCCTCGGCCTGGTGGCCACCTTCGCCTACGGTACGGCCCTGTGGCGCTGGCCGGCCGTCCTGCGGTTTCCCGCCTTCGGCGCCGCCGGCCTGGGGGCGGACCTGCTCGGACCCGCCGCGCGGTTCACCGACCGGCTGCGACACCTGGCGCTGCCGGTCGCGACGCTCGCGATCGTCGGGGTGGCCGGCACCGCGCGCTTCGTGCGCGGCGCGGTGATCGACGCGCTGCGCCAGCCGTTCGTGCGGGCCGCGCGCGCCAAGGGTCTGCGCGAGTCCCGGGTGCTGCTGCGGCACGCCCTCCGCAACGCCCTGGGACCGGTCGTCACGCTGTTCGGCCTCCAGCTCCCCGCGTTGTTCTCCGGCGTGGTGTTCGTGGAGTCCATCTTCGCCTGGCCGGGGATGGGCCGGGTCACCGTGCAGGCCGTGCTGGCGCGCGACTACCCGGTGGTGATGGCGTCCACCGCGGTGTTCGCGGTGCTGGTCGTGGCCGGCAACCTGCTGGCCGACGCGCTGGCGGCGCTCACCGATCCGCGCCGCAGGACGGCCGCGTGA
- a CDS encoding bifunctional transaldolase/phosoglucose isomerase — MNPIQALEQLGQSVWLDTIDRELLTSGGLRRLIADEGVRGVTTNPTIFEQAIAHGTAYDGAIAALAAVRQDSAALFESLAVADVAEAADQLRPVYDAAGGNDGFVSIEVAPTRAFDTAATIAEGRRLWTRVDRPNVMVKVPGTVEGLPAIEQLIADGVNVNITLLFSVDMYRRVIDAYFTGLERRVQAGERLARLRSVASFFVSRVDGEADKRLAALAAAAKDPAERRRIEGLLGRAAVANAKLAYEAFQASIASPRFQALRARGAAVQRPLWASTSTKNPDYPDTLYVDDLIGPDTVNTMPLVTLRAFADHGRAERTVDRGLDEARAALGAIEASGVKLKDVTDLLVVDGVKKFADSYHALLGSLEAKRDALLASRPVRASRRLAAFDDDVAGLVKRDAAERTRRLVARDPGLWSDEPAARREIAERLGWLDLPRAMADCVSDLAEFTAGVRRDGFTRVVLLGMGGSSLAPETFGRVFGAAAGHPSLAVLDSTDPAYIARIERAAPLERTFFLVSSKSGTTLETSDLFAWFWERTGARGAQFAAITDPGTPLAALGRERKLRRVFEARSDVGGRYSALSHFGLVPASLLGVDLATLLARAARMADACLGTSGADPGPGARLGAALAAAWEDGRDKVTIATGAGLEAFGPWVEQLLAESTGKHGKGLVPVVGEPLAPPSAYGPDRLFVALQLAGAPEPRLAQSLADLEGAGHPVVRLSLADRLDLGAEFYRWEVATALAGSWMGINAFDQPNVAESKDNTGRVLQQLVAGATPSAPPPAEDAHLGDALARWLAGIGGSDYAALLAYLPPSAEHDADLTAMRVAIRDALGVATTAAYGPRYLHSTGQLHKGGPSSGAFLAVESGDGPELRVPGRNYAFATLELAQALGDLVALERRGRPVVRIRVGPGGLGAVRAAVERAARAGR, encoded by the coding sequence ATGAACCCGATCCAGGCGCTCGAGCAGCTCGGGCAAAGCGTATGGCTGGACACGATCGACCGCGAGCTGCTCACGTCGGGCGGCCTGCGGCGGCTGATCGCGGACGAAGGGGTGCGGGGCGTCACGACCAACCCGACGATCTTCGAGCAGGCCATCGCGCACGGCACCGCGTACGACGGGGCCATCGCCGCGCTGGCCGCGGTGCGGCAGGACAGCGCGGCGCTGTTCGAATCGCTCGCGGTCGCCGACGTGGCCGAGGCGGCCGACCAGCTGCGGCCGGTGTACGACGCGGCGGGCGGCAACGACGGCTTCGTGTCCATCGAGGTCGCGCCGACCCGCGCGTTCGACACGGCCGCCACGATCGCGGAGGGGCGCCGGCTGTGGACCCGGGTGGACCGGCCGAACGTGATGGTGAAGGTGCCCGGGACGGTGGAGGGCCTGCCGGCCATCGAGCAACTGATCGCCGACGGCGTGAACGTGAACATCACGCTGCTGTTCTCGGTGGACATGTACCGACGCGTCATCGACGCGTATTTCACGGGGCTCGAGCGCCGGGTGCAGGCCGGCGAGCGGCTGGCCCGGCTCCGCTCGGTGGCGAGCTTCTTCGTGAGCCGGGTCGACGGCGAGGCCGACAAGCGGCTGGCGGCGCTGGCCGCCGCGGCGAAGGATCCGGCGGAGCGGCGCCGGATCGAGGGGTTGCTGGGCCGGGCGGCGGTGGCGAACGCGAAGCTCGCCTACGAGGCCTTCCAGGCGTCGATCGCCTCGCCGCGGTTCCAGGCGCTCCGCGCGCGCGGCGCCGCGGTGCAGCGCCCCCTGTGGGCGAGCACCAGCACCAAGAACCCCGACTATCCCGACACGTTGTACGTGGACGACCTCATCGGGCCGGACACCGTCAACACGATGCCGCTCGTGACCCTGCGCGCGTTCGCCGATCACGGCCGGGCCGAGCGGACGGTGGATCGCGGGCTGGACGAAGCGCGCGCGGCGCTCGGGGCGATCGAAGCGAGCGGCGTCAAGCTGAAGGACGTGACCGACCTGCTGGTGGTGGACGGCGTGAAGAAGTTCGCCGATTCCTACCACGCCCTGCTCGGCTCGCTCGAAGCCAAGCGCGACGCGCTGCTCGCCAGCCGGCCGGTGCGCGCCTCGCGCCGGTTGGCCGCCTTCGACGACGACGTGGCGGGTCTGGTGAAGCGGGACGCCGCCGAGCGCACCCGGCGCCTGGTCGCCCGCGACCCGGGGCTGTGGTCGGACGAGCCCGCGGCGCGGCGCGAGATCGCGGAGCGGCTGGGCTGGCTCGACCTCCCGCGGGCGATGGCGGACTGCGTGAGCGATCTCGCGGAGTTCACGGCGGGCGTGCGGCGCGACGGCTTCACCCGCGTCGTGCTGCTCGGGATGGGCGGCTCGAGCCTCGCGCCGGAGACCTTCGGCCGCGTGTTCGGGGCGGCGGCCGGCCATCCGTCGCTGGCGGTGCTCGACTCGACCGACCCCGCGTACATCGCGCGGATCGAGCGGGCGGCGCCCCTGGAACGCACCTTCTTCCTGGTGTCCAGCAAGTCGGGCACCACGCTCGAGACCAGCGACCTGTTCGCCTGGTTCTGGGAGCGCACCGGCGCGCGGGGCGCCCAGTTCGCCGCCATCACCGATCCGGGGACGCCGCTCGCGGCGCTCGGGCGGGAGCGCAAGCTGCGGCGCGTGTTCGAGGCGCGGTCCGACGTCGGCGGCCGCTACAGCGCGTTGTCGCACTTCGGCCTCGTGCCGGCGTCGCTGCTCGGCGTCGACCTCGCGACGCTGCTCGCGCGCGCGGCGCGGATGGCGGACGCCTGCCTCGGCACGTCCGGCGCCGACCCCGGCCCGGGCGCTCGGCTCGGCGCGGCCCTGGCGGCGGCGTGGGAGGACGGGCGCGACAAGGTGACGATCGCGACCGGCGCGGGGCTCGAGGCGTTCGGCCCGTGGGTCGAGCAGCTCCTGGCCGAGAGCACCGGGAAGCACGGCAAGGGACTCGTCCCGGTGGTCGGGGAGCCGCTGGCGCCGCCGTCCGCCTACGGGCCCGACCGCCTGTTCGTCGCGCTCCAGCTCGCGGGCGCGCCGGAGCCTCGGCTGGCCCAGTCCCTCGCCGACCTCGAGGGCGCGGGCCATCCGGTGGTGCGGCTGTCGCTGGCGGACCGGCTCGACCTGGGTGCGGAGTTCTACCGCTGGGAGGTGGCCACCGCGCTGGCCGGCTCGTGGATGGGCATCAACGCGTTCGACCAGCCCAACGTGGCGGAGAGCAAGGACAACACCGGCCGCGTGCTCCAGCAGCTGGTCGCGGGCGCGACGCCGAGCGCACCGCCGCCCGCCGAGGACGCGCACCTGGGCGACGCGCTGGCCCGCTGGCTGGCCGGGATCGGGGGCAGCGACTACGCGGCGCTGCTGGCGTACCTGCCGCCCTCGGCCGAGCACGACGCGGACCTGACGGCGATGCGGGTCGCGATCCGCGACGCGCTGGGCGTGGCGACGACGGCGGCGTACGGGCCGCGCTACCTGCATTCCACCGGCCAGTTGCACAAGGGCGGGCCGTCGTCCGGCGCGTTCCTCGCGGTCGAGAGCGGCGACGGCCCCGAGCTGCGCGTTCCGGGGCGCAACTACGCGTTCGCGACGCTGGAGCTGGCCCAGGCCCTCGGGGATCTCGTGGCGCTCGAGCGGCGCGGGCGGCCGGTGGTCAGGATCCGGGTGGGTCCCGGCGGGTTGGGCGCGGTGCGGGCGGCGGTGGAGCGGGCGGCGCGCGCGGGGCGGTGA